One region of Phoenix dactylifera cultivar Barhee BC4 unplaced genomic scaffold, palm_55x_up_171113_PBpolish2nd_filt_p 000294F, whole genome shotgun sequence genomic DNA includes:
- the LOC103723658 gene encoding pentatricopeptide repeat-containing protein At1g28690, mitochondrial: MKNGRLLVRPLSSLIGSNSSLFPQKHIHHPISLQNSTFLASILQHYINSSSPSHGQTIHAQILKAGLRPNTNVSIKLLILHLKCGSLANARNMFDGMPGPTLSAYNFIITGYFKKGLAKESLELVRKLAFSGEKPDGFILSMVLKLSATLVLLNLARQVHAQIIKLICQSDDVLIAALIDSYVKNGKVGYARGVFDALSERKLVCSTALIVGYMDEGSFRKAEEIFDSLREKDTVVFNAMIEGYSKTLDTAENSLEVYKTMQQLSFQPTISTLVSIIGACSLLSALEFGRQVHCQVIKIGLFSHVKSGSALIDMYSKCGRVEDARDAFDHMPEKNVFSWTSMIDGYGKNGIPCKALELFYDMRRTYSVKPNYATFLSALSACGHAGLVSSGQDIFESMERDYSLKPRMEHYACMVDLLGRSGNLREAYNFIKRIPERPSSDVWAALLGASRLHGNLDMADIAAKEVFELSKDWRPGAYVALSNTFAAAGKWEGVCQVRELMKERGVSKDTGRSWVGTDKGLCGFHVGELI; the protein is encoded by the coding sequence ATGAAAAATGGACGGCTGTTGGTAAGGCCGCTTTCCTCCCTAATTGGAAGCAACTCCTCCCTCTTCCCGCAAAAACACATCCACCACCCCATTTCCCTCCAAAACTCCACCTTCCTTGCTTCAATTCTTCAGCACTACATCAATTCCAGCTCCCCCTCCCATGGCCAAACCATCCATGCTCAAATCCTCAAAGCCGGGCTCCGACCCAACACCAATGTATCCATCAAGCTCCTCATCCTCCACCTGAAATGTGGTTCGTTGGCCAACGCACGCAATATGTTCGATGGAATGCCCGGGCCAACTCTCTCGGCCTATAACTTCATCATCACTGGTTACTTCAAAAAAGGCCTTGCCAAGGAATCACTTGAGCTTGTTAGAAAGCTTGCCTTCTCTGGTGAAAAGCCAGATGGTTTCATCTTGTCGATGGTTCTGAAACTCTCCGCGACCTTGGTTTTGCTAAATCTTGCGAGGCAGGTTCATGCTCAGATTATCAAATTGATATGCCAGTCGGATGATGTCCTCATTGCGGCTCTGATCGATTCATATGTGAAGAATGGGAAGGTCGGTTATGCTAGGGGCGTTTTTGATGCATTGTCGGAAAGGAAGCTTGTGTGTTCCACTGCATTGATCGTTGGGTATATGGATGAAGGTTCTTTCAGAAAAGCAGAAGAGATTTTTGACAGCTTGAGGGAGAAGGATACTGTGGTGTTCAATGCTATGATTGAGGGGTACAGCAAAACATTGGATACTGCTGAAAATTCGCTTGAAGTTTATAAGACAATGCAACAATTGAGTTTTCAGCCAACGATTTCCACTCTTGTGAGCATAATTGGAGCTTGCTCTCTGTTGTCAGCATTGGAGTTTGGACGGCAGGTGCATTGCCAAGTCATCAAGATTGGTCTTTTTTCCCATGTAAAGTCTGGGAGTGCACTCATAGACATGTACTCTAAATGTGGTAGAGTTGAGGATGCAAGGGATGCCTTTGATCACATGCCTGAGAAGAATGTATTCTCTTGGACTTCAATGATTGATGGATATGGGAAGAATGGTATTCCATGCAAAGCTCTTGAACTTTTCTATGATATGAGGAGAACTTACAGTGTTAAACCCAATTATGCTACATTCTTGAGTGCTCTATCGGCTTGTGGGCATGCAGGGTTAGTATCAAGTGGCCAAGATATTTTTGAGAGCATGGAGAGGGACTATTCACTTAAGCCAAGGATGGAGCACTATGCTTGCATGGTAGATCTATTGGGGCGCAGTGGGAATCTGCGTGAAGCATACAACTTTATTAAAAGGATTCCTGAGAGGCCAAGTTCTGATGTGTGGGCAGCATTGCTTGGAGCATCTAGGCTTCATGGCAATTTGGACATGGCAGATATTGCAGCAAAAGAGGTGTTTGAGTTGAGCAAAGATTGGAGACCAGGAGCTTATGTTGCTCTCTCCAACACGTTTGCAGCTGCTGGGAAATGGGAGGGTGTGTGCCAAGTGAGGGAGTTGATGAAAGAGAGGGGGGTCTCTAAAGATACTGGTCGTAGTTGGGTTGGAACAGACAAAGGTCTGTGTGGCTTCCATGTTGGTGAACTAATATGA